A part of Phoenix dactylifera cultivar Barhee BC4 chromosome 2, palm_55x_up_171113_PBpolish2nd_filt_p, whole genome shotgun sequence genomic DNA contains:
- the LOC103705166 gene encoding monocopper oxidase-like protein SKU5, whose translation MAERWRIPAALVAAVVWASMVAVPCSAEDPYAYFDWDVSYVTAAPLGVKQQVIAINGQFPGPIVNVTTNWNIVVNVLNDLDEDLLLTWDGIQQRKNSWQDGVSGTNCPIPSGWNWTYQFQVKDQIGSFFYFPPLNFQRAAGGFGGITINNRDVIAVPFGKPDGDITLFIGDWYIRNHTDLRKALNEGKDLGMPDGVLMNGKGPYRYNKTLVPAGIDYESINVHPGKTYRFRVHNVGISTSLNFRIQNHNMLLVETEGSYTVQQNYTNLDIHVGQSYSFLVTMDQNASSDYYIVASARFVNESRWVRVTGVAILHYSNSKGKASGPLPDPPQDFYDKTYSMNQARSIRWNLSSGAARTNPQGSFRYASINVTQLYVLKNTPPVVINGKSRSTINGISYSPPATPLRLADLYNIEGVYTLDFPTRPLKGASKIGRSVINGTFRGFMEIVFQNNDTKVQSYHMDGYSFFVVGMDYGEWTEDSRGTYNKGDGVARCTTQVFPGAWTAILVSLDNVGFWNVRAQNLDSWYLGQEVYVRVVNPEMTNKTELPVPDNALYCGRLQKYQNEQTPHHKATSSSSTTYIRGILLILMLLLVSVAVLP comes from the exons ATGGCGGAGCGGTGGCGTATTCCGGCGGCATTGGTGGCGGCGGTGGTCTGGGCGTCGATGGTGGCGGTCCCCTGCTCCGCCGAAGATCCCTACGCCTACTTCGACTGGGACGTCTCCTACGTCACCGCCGCCCCCCTTGGCGTCAAGCAGCAG GTCATAGCTATCAACGGCCAGTTCCCCGGTCCAATCGTCAACGTGACGACGAACTGGAACATTGTCGTCAACGTTCTTAACGATCTCGATGAGGATCTCCTCCTCACTTG GGATGGCATCCAGCAACGCAAGAATTCTTGGCAAGACGGAGTGTCGGGCACGAACTGCCCCATCCCATCAGGCTGGAACTGGACATACCAATTCCAGGTGAAGGACCAGATTGGGAGCTTCTTCTACTTCCCCCCTCTGAACTTCCAGCGAGCGGCCGGTGGGTTCGGCGGGATCACGATCAATAACCGGGATGTCATCGCCGTGCCCTTCGGGAAGCCGGACGGGGACATCACCCTTTTCATTGGGGATTGGTATATCAGGAACCATACG GACCTGAGGAAGGCTCTTAATGAAGGAAAAGATCTTGGGATGCCAGATGGTGTTCTTATGAATGGGAAGGGCCCGTATCGATACAATAAGACACTTGTTCCGGCTGGTATCGACTACGAGTCTATCAATGTTCATCCTG GCAAAACATACCGTTTCCGTGTGCACAATGTTGGCATCTCTACTAGTCTGAACTTCAGAATCCAGAATCATAACATGCTGCTTGTGGAGACAGAAGGCTCGTACACTGTGCAACAGAATTACACCAACCTAGATATTCATGTGGGGCAGTCATACTCCTTCTTGGTTACAATGGATCAGAATGCGAGTAGCGATTACTACATTGTGGCAAGTGCTAGGTTTGTAAATGAGTCACGTTGGGTAAGAGTTACTGGTGTTGCCATTCTGCACTATTCAAATTCCAAAGGCAAAGCATCCGGTCCTCTTCCAGATCCTCCTCAAGATTTCTACGACAAGACTTACTCAATGAATCAGGCAAGATCCATCAG GTGGAATCTAAGTTCTGGTGCTGCACGGACCAATCCTCAGGGATCTTTCAGATATGCTTCAATCAATGTGACCCAGTTGTATGTGTTGAAAAACACACCACCGGTGGTTATTAATGGAAAAAGTCGATCTACAATCAATGGAATTTCATATTCTCCTCCTGCAACACCACTGAGGCTTGCTGATCTGTATAATATCGAGGGAGTATACACACTTGATTTTCCCACAAGGCCACTCAAGGGTGCTTCTAAGATTGGAAGATCAGTGATCAATGGTACATTCAGGGGATTCATGGAAATCGTATTTCAGAACAATGATACTAAAGTTCAGAGTTACCATATGGATGGATATTCATTTTTTGTTGTTGG GATGGACTATGGAGAGTGGACAGAAGATAGCAGAGGAACATATAATAAAGGGGATGGTGTAGCACGCTGCACGACACAG GTTTTCCCAGGAGCATGGACTGCAATCTTAGTCTCTCTGGACAATGTGGGATTCTGGAATGTGCGAGCGCAGAATCTTGACTCATGGTACCTTGGGCAGGAAGTCTACGTAAGGGTTGTCAATCCAGAAATGACCAACAAAACAGAGTTGCCTGTGCCAGATAATGCCCTTTATTGCGGTCGCCTCCAAAAGTATCAGAA tgaGCAGACTCCTCATCACAAAGCAACTTCATCTTCTTCAACCACCTATATAAGAGGCATTTTGCTCATTCTGATGCTGCTTCTGGTTTCGGTTGCTGTGCTGCCATAA